The segment TAAATTTCCGATTCGAATGCGTCGTCTCTGTCGTACATGAATCCTCTCTTTCGAGGCGCTTTCTACCCTTTGCGCCACGCCGCAAAACAAGGGCGGGCGGCAGGCAGCAAGCGTTTCGTCGAGGTTTAATGCGCCCGGCGGACGGCTATATTGGCAACCATGATAAAAACCCTCAACGATTTATTTTACGAGACGCTGCGCGACATGTTTTACGCAGAGAAGAAAATTCTACGGACGCTTCCCAAGCTGGCAAAGGCGGTCAACTCCGACGAGCTGCGCGAAGCCTTCCTCCACCATCGAGACGAGACCGAGGGGCAGGTCGAGCGAATCGAACGCGTCTTCGAAATCATCGGCAAGCCCGCACGCGGAAAGACGTGCGACGCCATTGACGGCATCCTCGAGGAAGGCAGCGAGGTCATGCACGATTTCAAAGGCAATCCGGCACTGGATGCCGGCCTGCTCGCCGGCGCGCAGGCCGTCGAGCACTACGAGATCTCTCGCTACGGAACGCTGATCGCGTGGGCCAAACAAATCGGGTTGGCGGAGGCCCCGGATCTGCTCAAAGAAACGCTGGAGCAGGAAGTGCGGACCGACGAGATTCTGACGAAACTCGCAAAGAAAGCCGTCAACGCGGCCGCCGCGGGGTAGCGATCGGCGGAGTAGCGGTCAGCAGGGGTAGGGCACGAGAGGATGGCGCGCCGAGAGGGCTAAACGCCGCTGGTCAATGAGCCGGCAACGTCATATCGCGTTGATCGTGACGATGGTCCTCGCGGCCGTCGTCATTATCTCGCTGGGAGTCGCGGGGCTCTTGGTCCACCAGGTCGTCGCGAGTTCGTTCGCCGAGACCACAGAAGTTCGCCGGGTTCGGGTTGAGGTCGATTCCGTTCTGAGAGAACAGCTCGACGAGGAAACCGGGATCCGCGGCTATGCGGTGTCGTTCGTTCCAGCACTGTTGCAGCCGTATCGCGACGCCGCGCGCGCCTTCCCCGCGTCGGTCGTGCGTTTGGGATCGGATCTCACGTTCGTTCGATCGCCCGACGCGATGACGGCGCTCGCCGATATCTCCAAGAGCAATCGCCGCTGGCAAGTTGCCGTGGCGCAACCGGTACTTCAGCGCCAATCGCTGAGTCCGGCGCTGCAACTGGACGGCAAACGGCTCGTCGACGGCATTCGAGCCGACGTCCGGCGGATAGACAGAGACCTCGCGGTACGGCGAGCCGCAGTCGAACGGCGCAGCATCGCCGCGGTTGCGTGGATCGCGTTCTTGGGCGTTTTCGGCGTCGTCGCGCTGGTGGCGGTCGCGATCGCCTTCTCCGTGCAGCAGTACCGGCTGGCCGAGCGTGCCGAACGGAACCGGCGCGAGGCCGAAGCCGCGCAGCTTCAATCGGCCGCGCTGCAGGCCGCCTACGATGCGGAGCGACGCGTGACCGACACGCTGCAGCAGGCCTTCGTGCAGCGTCCGGTTCCGGCGATTGCGAACTTGAGCTTCAGTGCCGTGTATCTGCCGGCCGAAGACGAAGAGCGCGTCGGCGGCGATTGGTACGACGTGATCAAACTTCCCGGCGACCGCGCG is part of the Candidatus Cybelea sp. genome and harbors:
- a CDS encoding ferritin-like domain-containing protein, which codes for MIKTLNDLFYETLRDMFYAEKKILRTLPKLAKAVNSDELREAFLHHRDETEGQVERIERVFEIIGKPARGKTCDAIDGILEEGSEVMHDFKGNPALDAGLLAGAQAVEHYEISRYGTLIAWAKQIGLAEAPDLLKETLEQEVRTDEILTKLAKKAVNAAAAG
- a CDS encoding SpoIIE family protein phosphatase, producing the protein MSRQRHIALIVTMVLAAVVIISLGVAGLLVHQVVASSFAETTEVRRVRVEVDSVLREQLDEETGIRGYAVSFVPALLQPYRDAARAFPASVVRLGSDLTFVRSPDAMTALADISKSNRRWQVAVAQPVLQRQSLSPALQLDGKRLVDGIRADVRRIDRDLAVRRAAVERRSIAAVAWIAFLGVFGVVALVAVAIAFSVQQYRLAERAERNRREAEAAQLQSAALQAAYDAERRVTDTLQQAFVQRPVPAIANLSFSAVYLPAEDEERVGGDWYDVIKLPGDRALLIIGDVAGHGIDAAVAMSKARHALIFSGIVNLDPASLLRHANVELTNANSPLITALAVVLDSSNGTLQYASAGHP